The genomic stretch ATGAATTACTTCGAACAGTTAAACGTTTAGGCAGGACATTATGGAAAAAATGGTCAGGCTATCATCGCCGCAGTTTGGTGGAAACCAAGATGCATTGCATCAAATTATTAGGCGATAAATTAATGGCAAGAAGCTTTCCTAGTCAGGTGAATGAAATTCATGCACGTGTAGCAGTCCTCAACAGATTTACGGAATTAGGTCGACCACTTACCCAAGTTACGCCTTAAATTTGGCTCAATTAGGGGCGCTTTGCATTTCAAATCTTTGTGCAACAAAGCCCCTATCAAATAGATTTAAACACTTATATGTTATTACCCATATTCTAGTGTTTATTTTTAAATTCTGTTTTGAGTCATTTCCCCATTGACGAGTCTCAGCAGGTTCAGTGGATTCTCATCTCTTAATGCTTCAGGCAACAGACTTTGCGGATAGTTCTGGTAGCAGACCGGACGTAGATAACGGTCAATCGCCAAAGTTCCCACAGAAGTACCACGTGCGTCTGAAGTAGCCGGATAAGGTCCGCCATGTACCATGGCATCACAGACTTCTACACCGGTTGGATAGCCATTCAACAATAAGCGGCCTGCCTTTTCTTCCAATACCGGTACTACATCGGCAAACTCCACCAGATCCGATTCATCCGCAATCAGTGAAGCTGTTAACTGTCCATTCATGCTGCTTAAAGCCTGTAGTAACTGGGCTTTGTCTTCTACTTCAATCACAATCGTAGTGGGTCCAAAGATTTCTTCTTGCAGAAGTTGATCACCAGCAAGCAGCAGTTCAACCTCTGCTTTGAAGAGTTGCGCTAATGCCTGCTCCCCTTGTTGCTCCTGACCGGCCAGGTGCTGAATGCCGGAATGCTCGGATAAATGCGATAAGCCAGAAACATAGCTGTTTAATGTCCCTGCATTGAGCATGGTTTGAGCCGGCTTGTTTGCCATGATTTCACTGAGCTGTTCAATGAGCCGTGTATATTCAGGTGATTTAATTCCCAGGATCAATCCTGGATTGGTACAGAATTGGCCACAACCCAGTACTACTGAATCTGCCAGCTCCTGGGCAATCTGATCACCACGGTTTTTTAAAGCTTCAGGCAGCATCAGCATCGGGTTGATACTGCTCATTTCAGCAAAGACCGGAATCGGCTGTGGACGTGCTGCTGCCATATCGCATAGTGCACGGCCACCTTTGAGGGAACCGGTAAAACCGACGGCCTGAATTAATGGATGTTTCACCAGTAAGGCACCGACAGCATTACCATAGATCATGTTAAACACCCCTTTGGGCATGCCTGTTTTCTCAACGGCACGTTCAATGGCCTGAGCCACATAGTCTGCAGTGGCCATATGCCCGCTATGGGCTTTGACCACCACAGAACAACCTGCTGCCAATGCAGAAGCGGTATCACCACCGGCGGTCGAGAATGCTAAAGGGAAGTTACTTGCCCCAAAAACGGCAACTGGCCCTACACCGATTTTAATCTGACGCAGGTCTGGTCGTGGCAAAGGTTGACGCTCTGGCAGTGCGGTATCAATTCGAGCCCCTAGAAAATCACCACGGCGCAAGACTTTAGCGAACAAACGCATTTGCCCGCTGGTACGGCCACGTTCACCTTGCAGCCGGGCAATGGGTAAAGCGGTTTCTTGAGAAATCGTATTGAGGAAGTCTTCACCCAAAGCATCGAGTTCATCTGCGATGGATTCTAAGAATAGAGCCCGCTGTTCAGGGGAAGTATGTCGGTAGGTTTTAAAGGCTGTATGGGCTGCTTCCACGGCCTGGTTGACTTCCTGTTCAGTGGCCTGAAAGAAGTCAAAAGTCAGGGCTTCACCGGTGCTGGCATTCAGGCTTTTCAGGACTTTATCACCTGCAGCGCTACGGGTGCCAGCTATAAAGTTGTGGCCAATTGTATTCATAATATTAATTCCTTAAAGAGTAATGATTGAGCCAATTGGTAGTTCAGGTTGAGTAGATGCGAGTTTATTTATCAATGGTTGACCAAACTCTTTCATTTCAATTTCAAATTCATCACCAATTTCAGCTTTCATACCGTCTGCAAAAGACAGTGTGGCTGTTCCGAAATAATGAATATGGACATCCCCAGGCTTGAGGAACTGTTGGTATTTGAAATGGTGATATTCAAGATTAGTCAGGCTATGACACATATTGTCTTCACCTGAAAGAAACTCTTTTTCCCAGATCACTTCACCATTACGTTTCAGCCGGCTTTTACCTACCAAATGTTTAGGCAGATCTCCCGTTCTTAATTCCGGACCATAACTGCAAAAACGTAATTTTGAATGTGCAAGATATAAATAATTACGGCGTTCCATCACATGATCTGAATATTCATTGCCTAGTGCAAAACCAATACGATACGGTTTTAAATCCGGGCCAATCACATATAAACCGGCAATCTCAGGTTCTTCACCACCATCTTCAGCAAAAGGAGGCAATGGTAATTCTTTCCCAGGACGTACAACAATTGAGCCATCCCCTTTATAAAACCATTCTGGTTGTGCTCCTACTTGACCCTCTATAGGTTTGCCTTTTTCTAGTCCCCATTGAAACATACGCATGGTATCTGTCATCGAAGCCGGATCATTCAGGTTTTGTTGATGCATCTTGTCGCGTGCGGATGCTGATCCTAAATGGGTTAATCCTGTTCCTGAAATAAAACAATGTGCTGCATCAGGATGATCCAATGGTGGCAAAACCTGGTGATTTTCTAACAGCTCAGCATAGTTATAATGTTGTTCTGCAAAACCTAATACCTCAACTTGCTTTTCAAGCGAAAGACCTTTTTCGATTGCTAACAATGCAAGCTCACGTACAGTAGTCACTCTATTAACCTGAAATACCTGATTGTTTTCTACGACACCTATTGCACGCTGATTAGAATGATCTTCAAACTGAATAATATTCATGCTGCTATCCTTTAGCATTTTCACTAATGTTCATTGTTTTAGATTTTTGGGTCTCAAATTTTGCATAGACGAAATATGTCAAAATCAAACCAAAAATCATGACGATTGTTAAAAAGTACAAACCTGAAGCCATGTTGCCGGTGTATTGCTTCAATAAGCCAATTCCAAAAGGACCGATATAGCCACCCAAATTTCCAACTGAGTTAATAAGAGCAATACCTGCTGCTGCGCTGGCACCTGTCAAGAAGCGTCCAGGAAGTGTCCAAAATACGGCTGTGGTAGAAAATAGACAGAATGCAACAACAGAAAGAGCGATCAATTGCATAACAGGAGAAGTTAGCCATGCACTAAAGAACATGCCACAAGCACCTAAGGCATATAAGAAGCTCAGGTGTCCATAACGGTCATTTAACTTATCTGTACTGCGGGGAATAATAAGTAAACCAATAATCCCGAATACATAAGGAATACTTGAGAGAAAGCCTACTTGTAAATCTGAACCACCACTAAACTGCTTGATAATGGTGGGTAACCAGAGATTTAAGCCATAAATGCTTAAAGTGACGGGTAGATAATACAAAGCAAGAGTCAATACACGCTTATCTTTTAAAGCATGAAGCGGATTTCCATGACGTGTTTGATCATATTCAGCTTCATCTTTAATCAGCTCATTACTCAACCAAGTTTTTTGTTCATTACTCAGCCACTTAACACTATTAATTTTTTCTGGAAGATAGAGAAGTGTTGGCCAGGCAAGTAAGACTGCTGGTAAACCTACTACAATAAATAACCACTGCCAGCCATGCATATTGGCGATACCGTCCATGCCCAATAATGCACCTGCCAAAGGTCCGGCTACCATCATGGCAATCGGCTGAGAAAGAATAAACATCCCCATGATTTTTCCACGATGGCGCACTGGATACCATTGGGTGATTAGATATAGTACTCCCGGAAAGAAGCCAGCTTCAGCGACACCGAGTAAAAATCTGAGGATATAAAAACTGTAAGGTCCTTGAATGAGTGCCATTGCCATGGTGATTAGCCCCCATGTAAGCAGAATTCGTGCGAACCACTTTCTTGCGCCAAACTTGTCTAAGAGTAGATTACTTGGCACCTCAAATAAGAAATAACCAATAAAGAATAAACCTGCACCTAATCCATAAGCCGCATCACCTATTCCTACATCTGCACCCATATGTAAATGGGCAAAACCGACTGCTGCACGATCAATATAAGCAACTAAATATAAGACCACTAAAGCGGGGATTAGCTTAAATGTTACCTTCCTGATGACATCCTTCTCGAATTCCATATTCGACTCCATTTTCCATTTCTAGTTTTAGCTTCATGCTGAAGGAGGAATTTACCAGAATAAAATATAGTATTACTATTTAAATTGTAAACCCTTTTAAAAGGATTTTATTTACTGTATTTTAGTTTTAATGTTTTTAATAGTAATACTATATAGGGATATAGAAATGTCTAACAAACAACCTTTACGCTCAGCTGCATGGTTTGGGACAACCGATAAAAATGGATTTATGTATCGTAGTTGGATGAAAAATCAGGGGATTCCAGATCACGAGTTTGACGGACGACCAATTATTGGTATTTGTAATACCTGGTCAGAACTCACACCTTGTAATGCACATTTCCGTAAAATTGCTGAGCATGTCAAAAAAGGTGTTTTAGAAGCTGGCGGCTTTCCGGTTGAGTTCCCGGTTTTCTCCAATGGAGAATCTAACTTACGCCCTACTGCGATGCTTACCCGTAACTTAGCCAGTATGGATGTAGAGGAAGCAATTCGTGGTAATCCCATCGACGGCGTTGTCTTGTTAACAGGTTGTGATAAAACGACTCCTGCTTTGCTCATGGGTGCTGCAAGTTGTGACGTTCCTGCAATTGTGGTGACAGGCGGTCCTATGCTGAATGGCAAACATAAGGGTAAAGATATCGGTGCGGGTACTATCGTCTGGCAGATGCATGAGGAATTAAAAGCAGGAAAAATTGATTTAAATGAATTTTTATCAGCTGAATCTGGTATGTCACGTTCAGCAGGAACCTGTAATACCATGGGCACAGCTTCTACAATGGCATGTATGGCAGAAGCTTTAGGGACCTCATTACCCCATAATGCGGCAATCCCTGCGGTAGATTCTCGCCGTTATGTATTGGCGCATTTATCTGGTATGCGTATTGTAGATATGGTGAAAGAAGATCTGCGTCTTTCTAAAATTTTAACTAAAGAAGCTTTTGAAAATGCTATCAAAGTTAATGCTGCAATTGGCGGTTCAACCAATGCTGTTATTCATCTGAAAGCAATTGCTGGCCGAATTGGGGTTGATCTGGAACTGGATGACTGGAACCGTGTGGGTCGCGGTATGCCCACAATTGTTGATTTGCAGCCCTCAGGGCGCTTCCTGATGGAAGAATTTTATTATAGTGGTGGATTGCCAGCAGTATTACGTCGTATGGGTGAAAATAATCTACTTCCCCATCCTCAAGCATTAACCGTCAATGGTCAATCGATCTGGGAAAATTGCCAAAACTCCCCTATCTACAATGATGAAGTGATTCGTCAAATTGATAACCCACTTCGTAATGATGGTGGGATGTGTATTCTTAAAGGTAATTTGGCACCAAAAGGCGCTGTATTGAAACCGTCTGCGGCCTCCCCGGAATTAATGAAACATCGTGGACGTGCTGTAGTCTTTGAAAACTTTGATGACTATAAGGCACGTATCGTTGATCCAGATCTTGATGTAGACGAAACCTGTGTCTTGGTACTCAAGAATGCCGGTCCAAAAGGTTATCCAGGCATGGCAGAAGTCGGAAATATGGGATTACCTCCAAAAATTCTGGCAAAAGGAATTACCGACATGGTTCGTATTTCTGATGCACGAATGAGTGGTACTGCATATGGCACGGTAGTCTTGCATGTTGCACCAGAAGCTATGGCCTGTGGTCCTTTGGCCGCTGTTCAAAATGGTGACTATATTGAACTCGATGCTTATGCCGGAAAATTACACCTGGATATTTCTGATGAAGAATTGCAGCAACGTTTAGCTAATTTACCAGAACCACCAAGACCAAGCTTTATTGGGGGCTATCGTCAGCTCTATGTAGATCATGTACTTCAGGCAGATCAAGGCTGTGACTTTGATTTTCTGGTAGGTTGCCGAGGCTCTGAAGTACCCCGACATTCACATTAAGTGCCTAAAATTTAGATGATCTTGTGAAATCATAAGGTCATCTATACCATAATGAGATCATAAATGGTCAATTGTAAAATATGAGTAATGCCGACTATAAAAATCCTGTTCCAAGTAAAAGCCAACATGCTCTTATTGTTCAGCAATTAGGTCTAAAAATAGTATCTGGCGAAATACCGGAAAATGCAAAATTGCCTTCAGAGGCAGAGTTATGTGAAGAATTTCAAGTCAGTCGACCGGTATTTCGTGAAGCTATTCGTGTTCTGAATGCCAAAGGTCTGACCTATTCTCGACCTAAAATTGGTACGGTTGTTCGCCCTAAAGATGAATGGCATTTACTTGATCCGGATATTTTATACTGGCTTATACAATCCACCCCTGAAAATGAATTTTTTAAAACTTTATCTACTGTACGTCGTGTATTAGAACCGGAATTGGCTTATATCGCAGCAAGTACGGCGACAGAGGAAGATATAGCACGCATTAAAAAAGCGTATGCAGGGATGGAACAGGCAGAAAGTATTGAAGAGTTTATCCAGCCGGATATTGACTTTCATCTTTCAATTGCCAAAGCAACTCATAATGATTTATTGGCATATATGTCAAAAATGCTGGTTTTACCTTTGCAGCAGTCAATCCAGGTTACCAGTTTAAGACCGAATTTACAGAACCATTCATTGCCTCGGCATAAAGCAATTTTAACTGCAATTGAAAATAAAGACCCTCTTTCTGCACGTCATGCCTCGCTGGTGCAGTTAGAGGATACTAAAATGGCATATGATTTGATTAAAAAATAAGTCATATGCAGTACCACTATGTAGATATTAAAGATTTATGAATACCGTAAAAGTTACCTGTGTTGAAAAAGGCGTATTACTGAATAAAGCATTTCAATTTAATTTCCCTGTTGAATACACTGAATATGAGCAGTTAAGTCAGCAACAGTTTTATGATCAGATCCATGATCAGGATGTGCTCATCATCAGTGACCTGAAAGTTGATGAACAGATTCTGAACAATAATCCGAACTTAAAATTACTGGCACTTTGTTCCACAGGTTACGATCATGTAGATGTCGATTTATTAAAGTCTAGAAATATCAAAATCTGCAATATTCGTGGTTATGCTGGCGATGCAGTGGCTGAACATGCATTTGTC from Acinetobacter lwoffii encodes the following:
- a CDS encoding IlvD/Edd family dehydratase, whose translation is MSNKQPLRSAAWFGTTDKNGFMYRSWMKNQGIPDHEFDGRPIIGICNTWSELTPCNAHFRKIAEHVKKGVLEAGGFPVEFPVFSNGESNLRPTAMLTRNLASMDVEEAIRGNPIDGVVLLTGCDKTTPALLMGAASCDVPAIVVTGGPMLNGKHKGKDIGAGTIVWQMHEELKAGKIDLNEFLSAESGMSRSAGTCNTMGTASTMACMAEALGTSLPHNAAIPAVDSRRYVLAHLSGMRIVDMVKEDLRLSKILTKEAFENAIKVNAAIGGSTNAVIHLKAIAGRIGVDLELDDWNRVGRGMPTIVDLQPSGRFLMEEFYYSGGLPAVLRRMGENNLLPHPQALTVNGQSIWENCQNSPIYNDEVIRQIDNPLRNDGGMCILKGNLAPKGAVLKPSAASPELMKHRGRAVVFENFDDYKARIVDPDLDVDETCVLVLKNAGPKGYPGMAEVGNMGLPPKILAKGITDMVRISDARMSGTAYGTVVLHVAPEAMACGPLAAVQNGDYIELDAYAGKLHLDISDEELQQRLANLPEPPRPSFIGGYRQLYVDHVLQADQGCDFDFLVGCRGSEVPRHSH
- the araD1 gene encoding AraD1 family protein — translated: MNIIQFEDHSNQRAIGVVENNQVFQVNRVTTVRELALLAIEKGLSLEKQVEVLGFAEQHYNYAELLENHQVLPPLDHPDAAHCFISGTGLTHLGSASARDKMHQQNLNDPASMTDTMRMFQWGLEKGKPIEGQVGAQPEWFYKGDGSIVVRPGKELPLPPFAEDGGEEPEIAGLYVIGPDLKPYRIGFALGNEYSDHVMERRNYLYLAHSKLRFCSYGPELRTGDLPKHLVGKSRLKRNGEVIWEKEFLSGEDNMCHSLTNLEYHHFKYQQFLKPGDVHIHYFGTATLSFADGMKAEIGDEFEIEMKEFGQPLINKLASTQPELPIGSIITL
- a CDS encoding aldehyde dehydrogenase (NADP(+)); protein product: MNTIGHNFIAGTRSAAGDKVLKSLNASTGEALTFDFFQATEQEVNQAVEAAHTAFKTYRHTSPEQRALFLESIADELDALGEDFLNTISQETALPIARLQGERGRTSGQMRLFAKVLRRGDFLGARIDTALPERQPLPRPDLRQIKIGVGPVAVFGASNFPLAFSTAGGDTASALAAGCSVVVKAHSGHMATADYVAQAIERAVEKTGMPKGVFNMIYGNAVGALLVKHPLIQAVGFTGSLKGGRALCDMAAARPQPIPVFAEMSSINPMLMLPEALKNRGDQIAQELADSVVLGCGQFCTNPGLILGIKSPEYTRLIEQLSEIMANKPAQTMLNAGTLNSYVSGLSHLSEHSGIQHLAGQEQQGEQALAQLFKAEVELLLAGDQLLQEEIFGPTTIVIEVEDKAQLLQALSSMNGQLTASLIADESDLVEFADVVPVLEEKAGRLLLNGYPTGVEVCDAMVHGGPYPATSDARGTSVGTLAIDRYLRPVCYQNYPQSLLPEALRDENPLNLLRLVNGEMTQNRI
- a CDS encoding MFS transporter: MEFEKDVIRKVTFKLIPALVVLYLVAYIDRAAVGFAHLHMGADVGIGDAAYGLGAGLFFIGYFLFEVPSNLLLDKFGARKWFARILLTWGLITMAMALIQGPYSFYILRFLLGVAEAGFFPGVLYLITQWYPVRHRGKIMGMFILSQPIAMMVAGPLAGALLGMDGIANMHGWQWLFIVVGLPAVLLAWPTLLYLPEKINSVKWLSNEQKTWLSNELIKDEAEYDQTRHGNPLHALKDKRVLTLALYYLPVTLSIYGLNLWLPTIIKQFSGGSDLQVGFLSSIPYVFGIIGLLIIPRSTDKLNDRYGHLSFLYALGACGMFFSAWLTSPVMQLIALSVVAFCLFSTTAVFWTLPGRFLTGASAAAGIALINSVGNLGGYIGPFGIGLLKQYTGNMASGLYFLTIVMIFGLILTYFVYAKFETQKSKTMNISENAKG
- a CDS encoding FadR/GntR family transcriptional regulator gives rise to the protein MSNADYKNPVPSKSQHALIVQQLGLKIVSGEIPENAKLPSEAELCEEFQVSRPVFREAIRVLNAKGLTYSRPKIGTVVRPKDEWHLLDPDILYWLIQSTPENEFFKTLSTVRRVLEPELAYIAASTATEEDIARIKKAYAGMEQAESIEEFIQPDIDFHLSIAKATHNDLLAYMSKMLVLPLQQSIQVTSLRPNLQNHSLPRHKAILTAIENKDPLSARHASLVQLEDTKMAYDLIKK